A genomic stretch from Photobacterium atrarenae includes:
- a CDS encoding TonB-dependent hemoglobin/transferrin/lactoferrin family receptor: protein MQLKPVPLAFLSLFGLSSHSAVAEDVTAISTIVVTANKIEKPLSETNGSVAVITSEAMTREGATELYDALNHEPGISVSGGAGRPQNITIRGMSGNRVAVIKDGVRVADGYGADDLNDVAGHNSFDLGDVKQIEVVKGAGSSLYGSGAVGGVVVLTSKAPGDYLRQRDSYWGIEGGYAGISNKYRTALTTAQRFGDSDHLLRLSYWTGSESKNHDESLYLRDVDGFYAALSSEWFVSPQWMLKGKLSYYQQEALREEGQPPIQEDGKGWIAKDFHEQGRVTTLESRVGAEWEGTGGLADQADFNLYYRLTENDSELRVAMARVQESLLFKRRQIDSRQFRDALLGGSAEMQKRISLGSANHTFAWGVTLESTRHERPVEKLMIDWNGEQRTESAPFAEATTDRFGVYVHDDIDWGRWNLTPGLRFDYQRLSPGGADSIGTEALGRYALDTTDHSEISPSLSLAYQWTDALNTYLSYTHGFRAPSYAKAYGFVPHLNGDLGSFVIQPNPDLGAETSDNVELGSKYDDGRLAVYGALFYSVFDDFIDEQVVGWDDANQHAIVQYQNLNGVKTYGAELTVRYTLTDALAISSKLGIVDGEDEQGEAIRALTPLEGNTQLDYLAEDWDGFVRANYAGAMDRVPTCYGELGMAETCAETSGWLTVDLGAGYFVTPDFRLNLAIHNLLDRDYIRYQDVAGVAAKDTTFSTQPGRYFNLNAQYSF from the coding sequence ATGCAATTAAAGCCCGTGCCATTGGCTTTTTTGTCTTTATTTGGCCTGAGCAGCCACAGCGCTGTTGCAGAAGATGTGACCGCAATTTCGACCATTGTCGTCACGGCCAACAAGATTGAGAAGCCGCTGTCTGAGACCAATGGCTCGGTGGCGGTGATCACCAGTGAAGCGATGACCCGGGAAGGCGCAACTGAGCTGTACGATGCCCTCAATCATGAGCCGGGGATCAGCGTTTCCGGCGGGGCCGGCCGGCCGCAGAATATTACGATCCGCGGGATGAGCGGCAACCGGGTTGCGGTGATCAAAGATGGTGTGCGCGTGGCGGACGGTTATGGCGCCGATGATCTCAATGATGTGGCCGGTCATAACAGTTTCGACCTGGGGGATGTCAAGCAGATTGAAGTGGTCAAAGGCGCCGGCTCATCCCTTTATGGCTCGGGTGCGGTCGGCGGCGTGGTGGTGCTGACCTCGAAAGCGCCCGGCGATTACCTGAGGCAACGCGACAGTTACTGGGGGATTGAAGGCGGTTATGCCGGGATCAGTAACAAATACCGGACCGCCCTGACGACAGCACAGCGTTTCGGTGACTCCGATCACCTGCTGCGCCTGAGCTACTGGACGGGGAGTGAGTCGAAAAACCATGACGAATCACTCTACCTGCGTGATGTGGACGGTTTCTATGCGGCGCTGAGCAGCGAATGGTTTGTCAGCCCGCAGTGGATGCTGAAGGGCAAACTCAGCTATTACCAGCAGGAGGCGCTGCGCGAGGAAGGCCAGCCGCCGATCCAGGAGGATGGCAAAGGCTGGATCGCAAAAGATTTTCATGAGCAGGGTCGGGTCACCACCCTGGAATCCCGCGTCGGCGCGGAATGGGAAGGGACAGGGGGGCTGGCTGATCAGGCCGATTTCAACCTGTATTACCGCCTGACGGAAAATGACAGTGAATTACGGGTTGCGATGGCGCGGGTGCAGGAATCTCTATTGTTTAAGCGCCGTCAGATTGACAGCCGCCAGTTTCGAGATGCGCTGTTGGGCGGCTCTGCCGAGATGCAAAAGCGGATATCTCTGGGAAGCGCCAACCATACGTTTGCCTGGGGGGTGACACTGGAGTCGACCCGGCATGAACGCCCGGTGGAAAAGCTGATGATTGACTGGAATGGTGAGCAGCGCACCGAATCGGCGCCGTTTGCCGAAGCGACTACAGATCGTTTTGGCGTGTATGTGCATGATGATATTGACTGGGGTCGCTGGAATCTGACGCCAGGATTGCGGTTCGACTACCAGCGCCTGAGTCCGGGCGGTGCTGATTCGATCGGCACGGAAGCATTGGGTCGCTACGCGCTGGACACTACCGATCACAGTGAAATCTCACCAAGCCTGTCGCTGGCTTACCAGTGGACCGATGCTCTTAATACCTATCTGAGCTACACCCACGGATTCCGGGCGCCTTCTTATGCCAAGGCTTATGGTTTCGTGCCGCATCTGAACGGTGATTTGGGCAGCTTTGTGATTCAGCCAAACCCGGATCTGGGGGCAGAGACCAGTGACAATGTCGAGCTGGGCAGCAAGTACGATGATGGCCGCCTGGCGGTCTATGGTGCCCTGTTTTACTCCGTCTTTGATGATTTCATTGATGAGCAGGTGGTGGGTTGGGACGATGCCAACCAGCATGCCATCGTGCAATACCAGAACCTGAACGGGGTCAAAACCTACGGTGCAGAGCTGACGGTCCGATATACGTTGACCGACGCGCTGGCAATCAGCAGCAAGCTGGGGATTGTCGATGGTGAAGATGAGCAGGGTGAGGCAATCCGCGCGCTCACGCCGCTGGAAGGTAACACCCAGCTGGACTATCTGGCCGAGGACTGGGACGGCTTTGTTCGCGCCAACTATGCCGGGGCGATGGATCGGGTACCGACCTGCTACGGCGAGCTGGGGATGGCAGAGACCTGTGCCGAAACATCCGGCTGGCTGACGGTGGACTTGGGCGCGGGCTATTTTGTAACGCCTGATTTTCGTCTCAATCTCGCGATTCATAACCTGCTGGACCGGGACTACATCCGTTATCAGGATGTCGCCGGCGTTGCCGCGAAGGATACGACCTTCTCGACTCAGCCGGGTCGTTATTTCAACCTTAACGCGCAATATAGTTTCTAG
- a CDS encoding prolyl oligopeptidase family serine peptidase codes for MKRSLVGLILCVVSALVAPAALADTAANQTVADPSYDWLRDDTRQSAAVLNFLQQENQRTESQLAAQQTLEQTLLAEWQSRSRQSALQPWRLQGEFNYRVDASSQQLIRKNTQTQAETVVLDLSTRREGAAYYSLGNWRVSPDYRWVALAEDRRGDRNYQISVIALDSGKAQSAVLSGVTTDLVWSNDSQSLYVVGNEAKTYRPNRVLRWVWQTDTTQELFREADLAWMVSIYPSTSGQHVLIQSNNHNSSEQHLVDRNTGRSLGLIRARESGVEYYADVRHDTLYLSSNLDGDFALYQAALAEPTRPWKAIWQTPPTQHLKNWLLYPQHIVLEISRQQYSDLVVLNYQGETLYQQTMTPSGGVAWLSGNSSRYGQSVRIRRMSMAQPPQWLVLDLGTFEMKVLGEDRYQNIEPQLYRSEQIQVMHDGVSVPVSLVYREDQLTAHSPVVLYGYGAYGTPMRPYFMPQVLSLLDRGMIYAIAHVRGGGYLGPAWYEQGKGMNKPNAFADYLAVAQTLKQYRGGKNRPLLAIGGSAGGTLVATALNQQPTLFSAAVLQVPFVDVVATMSDPTLPLTRQEYAEWGDPRDPAQRAVMAAYSPIDNIARQAYPPMLVTAGLYDSQVPYWEPAKWVAKVRELSAGSGPYLLQTNMQGGHRQDTRRAQQQQAREYAFLLRQAGSLRHPDTR; via the coding sequence ATGAAACGCAGTTTGGTTGGTCTTATTTTATGTGTCGTGAGCGCCTTGGTTGCACCGGCAGCTTTGGCGGACACCGCAGCGAACCAAACGGTGGCCGATCCGTCTTATGATTGGCTTCGGGATGACACCCGTCAGTCAGCGGCCGTGCTGAATTTCCTGCAGCAGGAAAACCAGCGCACTGAGTCACAGCTGGCGGCTCAGCAAACTTTGGAGCAAACCTTGTTGGCAGAGTGGCAGTCACGCAGCCGACAATCTGCTTTGCAGCCATGGCGGCTGCAGGGGGAGTTCAATTATCGCGTCGATGCATCGAGCCAGCAGCTGATCCGGAAAAACACTCAAACCCAGGCGGAAACTGTGGTGCTTGATCTGAGCACACGTCGCGAGGGTGCGGCTTATTATTCGCTGGGGAACTGGCGGGTGAGCCCGGACTATCGCTGGGTAGCGCTGGCCGAAGATCGCCGGGGCGATCGCAATTATCAAATTTCTGTGATTGCGCTGGACTCGGGAAAAGCACAGTCAGCGGTGCTGTCAGGTGTCACCACGGATCTGGTGTGGAGCAATGACAGCCAGAGCCTCTATGTCGTCGGCAATGAGGCGAAAACCTATCGCCCCAACCGGGTGCTGCGCTGGGTGTGGCAAACCGACACCACACAAGAGCTGTTCCGGGAAGCCGATCTGGCCTGGATGGTCTCGATCTATCCGTCGACTTCAGGCCAGCATGTGCTGATCCAGAGCAACAATCACAACAGCAGTGAGCAACATCTGGTGGATCGCAATACCGGCCGCTCGCTGGGATTGATCCGGGCGCGGGAGTCCGGGGTGGAGTATTACGCCGATGTCCGTCATGACACCCTGTATTTGTCGAGCAACCTCGACGGCGACTTTGCGCTCTATCAGGCAGCGCTTGCTGAGCCAACCCGGCCCTGGAAGGCAATCTGGCAGACTCCGCCAACACAGCATCTGAAAAACTGGTTGTTGTATCCACAGCACATTGTGCTGGAAATCAGCCGCCAGCAGTACAGCGATCTGGTGGTGCTGAATTATCAGGGTGAGACGTTGTACCAGCAAACCATGACGCCGTCTGGTGGAGTTGCCTGGTTGTCCGGCAACAGCAGTCGTTATGGTCAGTCGGTCCGGATCCGCCGGATGTCGATGGCGCAGCCGCCGCAGTGGCTGGTGCTGGATCTCGGGACATTTGAGATGAAGGTGCTGGGCGAAGACCGCTATCAGAACATCGAGCCGCAGCTGTATCGCAGCGAGCAGATCCAGGTCATGCATGATGGTGTCTCGGTACCGGTGTCCCTGGTATACCGAGAGGATCAACTAACGGCGCACTCCCCGGTGGTGCTGTATGGCTACGGCGCTTACGGCACACCGATGCGGCCTTATTTTATGCCTCAGGTACTGAGCCTGCTTGATCGCGGCATGATCTATGCCATTGCCCATGTGCGCGGTGGCGGATACCTTGGCCCGGCCTGGTATGAGCAAGGCAAAGGGATGAATAAACCCAATGCCTTTGCCGACTACCTCGCCGTGGCGCAAACCCTGAAGCAATACCGCGGCGGAAAAAATCGCCCGTTGCTGGCCATCGGCGGCAGTGCCGGCGGCACGCTGGTGGCGACGGCGCTCAATCAACAGCCGACGCTGTTTAGCGCCGCGGTGTTGCAAGTCCCGTTTGTCGATGTAGTGGCGACTATGTCTGATCCGACGCTACCGCTGACCCGCCAGGAATATGCCGAGTGGGGCGATCCGCGCGATCCGGCGCAGCGGGCCGTGATGGCCGCTTATAGTCCGATCGATAATATTGCCCGCCAAGCCTACCCGCCGATGCTGGTGACGGCCGGACTGTACGACAGCCAGGTGCCTTACTGGGAGCCGGCAAAGTGGGTGGCCAAAGTGCGTGAGCTGAGTGCCGGCAGCGGTCCCTATCTGTTGCAGACCAATATGCAGGGCGGCCATCGGCAGGATACCCGCCGGGCACAGCAGCAACAAGCCCGGGAGTATGCTTTCTTACTCCGCCAGGCTGGTTCGCTGCGCCATCCCGATACCCGATAA
- a CDS encoding DUF1566 domain-containing protein, translating into MLKKALLAVTCSVLMAGNAAASLQSCYNDLPNSAPDIRFQDNDNGTVTDLQTNLIWRRCLLGMTWNATTQQCDGEPSVYSWKQALFQTELNYQDASESGKSWRMPNIKELVSLREVACISPALNLQAFPGLFREEADKWEMNRTVWSATPHAQSQTILTFGLNDGMTTHFGPQDVELGVLLVKDGK; encoded by the coding sequence ATGTTGAAAAAAGCACTACTTGCCGTGACCTGCTCTGTGTTGATGGCCGGCAATGCTGCCGCAAGCCTACAGAGTTGTTACAACGATTTGCCAAACAGCGCTCCGGATATCCGCTTTCAGGACAATGACAACGGTACGGTGACCGATCTGCAAACCAACCTGATTTGGCGTCGCTGCCTGTTGGGGATGACCTGGAATGCCACCACACAGCAGTGTGATGGTGAGCCAAGCGTTTACAGTTGGAAGCAGGCGCTGTTCCAAACTGAATTAAATTATCAGGATGCCAGCGAGAGCGGCAAGTCCTGGCGGATGCCGAATATCAAAGAGCTGGTAAGTCTGCGAGAAGTGGCCTGTATCTCTCCGGCGCTGAATCTCCAGGCGTTTCCAGGCTTGTTCCGAGAGGAAGCGGATAAATGGGAGATGAACAGAACGGTCTGGTCGGCAACGCCTCATGCACAGAGCCAGACGATTCTGACCTTTGGTCTGAATGACGGCATGACAACGCATTTTGGTCCACAAGATGTTGAGCTTGGTGTGTTGCTGGTCAAAGATGGCAAGTAA
- a CDS encoding proprotein convertase P-domain-containing protein has product MNRLNLAASVVVAAVSAPSVAAPHLDYPQLMPAIGTVAEAKSYVQSHYPDTETLVHRYTRHSLLGTHYNFVQQNADGQPCEGAVVVTTDQNGVLYRVFHALVDNPASCDLNQPLPPRAHQLTVPPAGEIVQTQMQVFDPDPRTAVGWAIEGEHSNVAEITIPAEAYQHVAGVEVTQHDGQLYLANARVIAVDFTEMHALDLGPKQGLVTVEDSTGFNITRQEAAFRDVNAFYHLDHSLQYLEQLGFVGDKALFTAPLKIDAQGQSTNNSTYLSDVGMLAMGVGGVPDSEDADVVLHEFGHAINDKLVPDWKGGDSEAIGEGFGDYWAGAYSFWVQRDRSDPFELDVFANWDGAAGANKAQRSLNDTEARYYPEMEYRAHVSVYGTLSDQLWSTPLFQSLKQGVAIYGNDAFDEFNRIVLEGMAGMGFGMKMSDLARSTVDAAQRLYPNKDYARLLAARFKQHGILSDAVVLAQSDSAVTIPTAQSDTRTATLTATLVNTTDQPLESYRAELAIPAIGWHRVISQESIAAGAQQSIAAELPLPSTLQCGERFEMTADIETRHDVTQRAQQSQQQLTFTFGQPVLSLPLQQSARPLADARQVNESKIVLGESLSAFKAGDAGGVVDDNFAVHLSLSHPRFAELKVVLRAPSGAGVTLMDYQDHPLPDFSHTLTLVNTPKLAALRGELLAGNWILEITDRVVGASGELHRWGIGHVTGYQCGEHKDRSGTPTTSQPDGSAGEPGSSGGAAGWLSLLAGLVIGVFRRKHTPYSTQ; this is encoded by the coding sequence ATGAACCGATTGAATCTGGCGGCTTCTGTGGTGGTTGCCGCTGTATCTGCGCCGTCTGTTGCGGCGCCGCACCTGGATTATCCCCAGTTGATGCCGGCGATTGGTACTGTGGCAGAAGCGAAATCTTATGTGCAGTCCCATTATCCCGATACCGAAACCTTAGTTCACCGCTATACCCGTCATAGTCTGCTGGGGACACACTATAACTTCGTCCAGCAGAATGCAGACGGCCAGCCTTGCGAAGGCGCGGTGGTGGTGACCACGGATCAGAATGGCGTGTTGTACCGGGTGTTTCATGCGCTGGTGGACAACCCGGCGTCCTGTGACCTGAATCAGCCGCTGCCGCCGCGCGCGCATCAGCTGACGGTGCCGCCGGCCGGTGAGATTGTGCAAACTCAGATGCAGGTGTTCGATCCCGATCCGCGGACCGCCGTCGGCTGGGCCATTGAAGGTGAGCACAGCAATGTCGCTGAAATCACCATTCCGGCTGAAGCTTACCAGCATGTTGCCGGGGTTGAGGTGACCCAGCATGATGGTCAGCTCTATCTGGCCAATGCACGGGTGATCGCGGTGGACTTTACCGAGATGCATGCGCTGGATCTGGGGCCGAAGCAGGGACTGGTCACGGTCGAAGACAGTACCGGATTTAACATTACCCGTCAGGAGGCTGCTTTTCGCGATGTGAATGCTTTCTATCACCTCGATCATTCATTGCAGTATCTCGAGCAACTTGGGTTCGTCGGCGACAAAGCTCTGTTTACCGCGCCGCTGAAAATTGATGCGCAGGGACAAAGCACCAATAACTCCACCTACCTGAGTGATGTGGGGATGCTGGCGATGGGGGTCGGCGGGGTACCGGACAGTGAAGATGCCGATGTCGTGCTGCATGAGTTTGGTCATGCGATCAACGACAAGCTGGTGCCGGACTGGAAGGGGGGCGACAGCGAAGCCATCGGTGAAGGATTCGGTGACTACTGGGCCGGGGCATATAGTTTCTGGGTGCAGCGCGATCGCAGTGACCCCTTTGAACTGGATGTGTTTGCCAACTGGGACGGTGCTGCCGGGGCGAACAAGGCCCAGCGTTCGCTCAATGACACCGAAGCACGCTATTACCCGGAGATGGAGTACCGGGCTCATGTCTCTGTCTACGGCACGCTGAGCGATCAATTGTGGTCGACGCCCTTGTTCCAGAGTCTGAAGCAGGGTGTAGCGATTTACGGTAACGACGCATTTGACGAATTCAACCGGATTGTGCTGGAAGGAATGGCCGGGATGGGCTTTGGCATGAAAATGTCGGATCTGGCGCGCTCAACCGTTGATGCCGCGCAGCGCCTGTATCCGAACAAGGATTATGCCCGCCTGCTAGCGGCCCGATTCAAGCAACACGGGATTTTGAGTGATGCTGTGGTGCTGGCTCAGTCTGATTCAGCAGTAACCATCCCGACGGCGCAATCTGACACCCGAACAGCAACCCTGACGGCAACGCTGGTCAACACCACCGATCAGCCCTTGGAGAGCTACCGGGCCGAGTTGGCGATTCCTGCAATCGGGTGGCACCGGGTGATCAGCCAGGAATCCATTGCTGCAGGCGCGCAACAGTCGATTGCAGCAGAATTACCGCTGCCTTCGACCCTGCAATGCGGGGAACGTTTCGAGATGACGGCCGACATTGAAACCCGTCATGACGTCACCCAGCGGGCGCAGCAAAGTCAGCAGCAACTGACGTTTACCTTTGGTCAGCCGGTGCTCTCACTGCCGTTGCAGCAATCAGCGCGTCCCCTGGCGGATGCCCGTCAGGTCAACGAGAGCAAAATTGTTCTGGGTGAATCCTTGTCCGCGTTCAAAGCCGGAGATGCCGGCGGGGTGGTGGACGATAACTTTGCGGTGCACCTGTCACTAAGTCATCCGCGGTTTGCTGAGCTGAAAGTGGTGCTGCGGGCACCTTCCGGTGCCGGTGTGACCCTGATGGATTACCAGGATCATCCGTTACCTGATTTCAGCCACACCCTGACCCTGGTCAATACGCCCAAACTGGCGGCATTGCGTGGGGAGTTATTGGCCGGGAACTGGATCCTTGAGATCACCGACCGGGTTGTCGGTGCAAGCGGTGAGTTGCATCGCTGGGGGATCGGCCATGTAACCGGTTACCAGTGCGGCGAGCACAAGGATAGGTCGGGAACACCAACCACGAGTCAACCCGATGGCTCGGCAGGAGAGCCCGGATCGTCCGGCGGTGCTGCCGGATGGCTCAGTCTGTTGGCCGGCCTGGTCATCGGCGTCTTCAGACGCAAACACACACCATATTCAACCCAATAA
- a CDS encoding DUF1566 domain-containing protein has translation MRKFQLAMLPVALTVALSGCNSSGTDSAADESSFLNYDVSGEVTSTAVQVPYTICADFNRDWQCGSDEPSLNADQYSFKLSSPDIRVQTSPLVVKASLSAVTKSGVNAEVLLAAPPARDTPHTQINGITTLVVGEMLTGSSKADAVAKVTANLKALGLSADIMRDSHQSELATMDQQVIRVLAALAERDVPYEQVVAGLAHGLKLYGQEILDGTLSSIQKNHIQELGRVEFKPLNDTGMKQHLNLAAGGMDTQADPDAPGQDASYGLDVSDGGFKLTKLDETGKPLAEDSTTWACVKDERTGLIWEVKADDPTSYRDKHRLFAYETETLKPHAEDLALASCQTDGVGVCTTQEYANKLNTSGYCGKTNWRVPTMNEQFDLLDFGETTTDETGNTYGLPVKYFNDQYIGHPDLAYGYYWSSTLLRTDPGYTSGKGIAHLTQMTVKDETGLGEITAFYALCEEGQKEDCDSPNALTLRMVAE, from the coding sequence ATGAGAAAGTTTCAACTTGCGATGCTGCCGGTTGCACTGACGGTTGCCCTGAGCGGCTGTAACAGCTCCGGCACCGATTCAGCGGCAGACGAAAGCAGCTTCCTAAACTATGACGTTTCCGGTGAAGTGACCTCAACGGCGGTGCAGGTCCCCTATACAATCTGCGCCGATTTTAACCGTGACTGGCAATGCGGCAGTGATGAGCCTTCGCTCAATGCAGACCAATACAGTTTTAAGCTCTCCAGCCCGGATATCCGGGTGCAGACTTCCCCGCTGGTGGTGAAGGCAAGTCTGTCAGCTGTGACCAAATCCGGCGTGAATGCCGAAGTGCTTCTGGCTGCGCCGCCAGCGCGGGATACCCCCCATACCCAGATCAACGGCATTACAACCCTGGTGGTCGGGGAGATGCTGACCGGCTCCAGCAAGGCAGATGCTGTGGCGAAGGTGACGGCAAACCTCAAGGCTCTGGGACTGAGCGCTGATATTATGCGCGACAGCCACCAGAGCGAGCTGGCGACAATGGATCAGCAGGTGATCCGGGTCCTGGCAGCGCTGGCTGAACGTGATGTGCCTTACGAGCAAGTGGTGGCCGGGCTGGCGCATGGCTTGAAGCTTTATGGTCAGGAGATCCTGGATGGTACCTTGAGCAGCATCCAGAAAAATCATATTCAAGAGCTGGGTCGTGTTGAATTCAAGCCTTTGAATGACACCGGTATGAAGCAACACCTGAACCTGGCTGCCGGCGGGATGGATACCCAAGCGGATCCGGATGCGCCGGGTCAGGATGCCAGCTATGGCCTGGATGTGAGCGACGGCGGATTCAAGCTGACCAAGCTGGATGAGACCGGTAAGCCGCTGGCTGAGGACAGCACGACCTGGGCTTGTGTGAAAGACGAGCGGACGGGGCTGATCTGGGAAGTGAAGGCGGATGATCCGACATCTTACCGTGACAAGCACCGCCTGTTTGCTTATGAAACCGAAACGCTCAAGCCCCATGCCGAGGACTTGGCCCTGGCATCATGTCAAACCGACGGTGTTGGCGTTTGTACCACACAGGAATATGCCAACAAGCTCAATACGTCCGGCTATTGTGGCAAAACCAACTGGCGGGTCCCGACGATGAACGAGCAGTTTGACTTGCTGGACTTCGGGGAAACGACCACCGACGAGACTGGAAACACTTATGGCCTGCCGGTGAAGTACTTTAACGATCAATACATAGGTCACCCGGATTTGGCCTACGGCTATTACTGGTCATCAACTTTGCTGCGCACTGATCCGGGGTATACCTCCGGCAAAGGGATTGCTCACCTGACCCAAATGACGGTGAAAGACGAGACCGGGCTGGGGGAAATCACGGCTTTCTACGCCCTGTGCGAAGAAGGACAGAAGGAAGATTGTGATTCTCCAAACGCATTAACACTCCGTATGGTTGCAGAATAA
- a CDS encoding glutathione S-transferase family protein — protein sequence MVTLYGYPRTRSLRVSWLLEELGLEWEYQLVDFNNNEHRAPQFLARNPAGKVPCLIDDQIVVTESAAICLYLAEKYGRHWLPKPGTPEAATHHEWISFITTELEQPLWTMGKHRFALPEKIRLPEMLPVAAWEFKKAVQIAESRFNQAAYLLGQFPTVADILLTHTLNWAVKFDQKIPPKLEKYRQFANRRPALARALNLEQQALGHP from the coding sequence ATGGTGACGTTATATGGCTACCCGCGAACCCGCTCCTTACGGGTTTCATGGTTGCTGGAAGAATTAGGATTGGAATGGGAATACCAGTTAGTCGATTTCAACAACAATGAGCACCGCGCCCCGCAGTTTCTCGCCCGCAATCCCGCAGGCAAGGTCCCCTGCCTGATCGATGATCAAATCGTGGTGACCGAATCTGCTGCGATTTGTCTTTATCTGGCAGAAAAGTATGGCCGGCACTGGCTACCGAAACCCGGGACACCAGAAGCCGCGACCCATCATGAGTGGATCAGTTTTATCACCACCGAATTAGAGCAACCGCTGTGGACAATGGGCAAGCACCGCTTCGCCCTGCCGGAGAAAATACGGCTGCCGGAAATGCTACCGGTCGCCGCTTGGGAGTTTAAGAAAGCCGTGCAAATTGCCGAATCTCGTTTCAATCAAGCAGCCTACCTACTCGGTCAATTTCCGACGGTGGCCGATATTCTGCTCACCCACACCCTGAACTGGGCGGTAAAGTTCGATCAGAAAATCCCGCCCAAATTGGAAAAATACCGCCAGTTCGCCAATCGCCGTCCGGCACTGGCGCGGGCACTAAACCTTGAGCAACAAGCGTTGGGCCATCCCTGA